From the genome of Thermoflexus sp.:
CGGCTTTCGATGCGGCTGGAAACACTGAGGGCGGAAGGAGGCACGGAGATCTACCAGGGACTGCTCCTGGGGTTCCAGGAGCTTTTCCGCGCCCGCCAGGCGGGTGTCCATTCCCACCTGATCCTCCTCACGGATGGCCGGACCTACGGGGATGAGGACCGATGCCGGACCCTGGCGGATCAGGCGCGGGAGGCTGGGATCGGCATCAGTGCCTTTGGGATCGGGGAGGACTGGAACGACGCCCTGCTCGATGAGATCGCTGCCCGCAGTGGGGGGGTCTCGGGCTACATTGCATCGCCGGGAGAGATCCGCCGGCGCTTTCTGGAGCATCTGTCTGGATTACAGGATCGTTACGCAGAGGACGTGCGGCTGATGGTGGAGCCCGCGGAGGGTGTGCTGGTGACGGCCCTTTACCAGGTCGCGCCGGAGCTTCGGGTCCCGCCGCGGGAGGATTCCCGCTGGTATCTGGGGGCTTTGCATGCCTCCCGCCCGATTCAAGCGTTGATCGAGTTCGCCCTCCCGCCGCTGGAGCCGGGTTTCCTGGAGGTGGCCCGGCTGAGGGCACAGGTTCGCATCCCGGGGAACCCGCCGCAACTCGATGAGGCCGAGCTCTCCATTCAGGCCCATGCTCTTCCCGAGGAGCCGCTGATGCCCTCCCCGCCCGAGCCGGTGCTGGAGGCCTTATCTCGCGTGGTGATCTATCAGATGCAGGAGCAGGCCTGGGTAGATGTTCAGGCTGGGAGATGGATGGAGGGTGCCCATAAGCTTCAACAAGTGGGCACCCGTTTGCTCGAGCTGGGAGTGAAGGACTTGGCGCGGGAAGCGCTGGTGGCGGCCACCCGCCTGCTGCGGGGCCACTCCGTTTCCAGAAGCCGGCAGCTGGCCTTAAAATACGGGACGCGGATGCTGATGCTTCCGCCGCCCGAGCCGGGAGGAACGCCATGATCGAATGTCCGCTATGTGGCCGGAAATACCCCGTCGGCGCGCTGTTCTGCCCGGAATGCGGGGTCTATCTGCTCACCGGCGGGCCGTTACGCACCGAGCCGCTCCCAGAGGGCGTATCCATTCCGGCGGAATGGCCGGCTGAATCCCCTTCAGTGGCGGATGCCGGTCCGCAGCGCCTGGTGCTTCAGGTGCTGAATTCCGGCCGCCGTGTGGTGATCCGTCCCGATCAGGAGGTCCTGGTGGGGCGGCTGGATGTGGGCCGGGGGATCTTCCCCCAGGTGGATCTGACGCCCGATGGGGGGCTGGAGGGTGGGGTTTCCCGACGTCACGCGCGTATCTTTTTTCATGGCGACCGATTCTATGTCGAGGATCTGGGGAGCACAAATGGAACATATCTAAACGGAAGCCGATTGGAGCCCTACTCCCCCCATCCGCTGGGGGATGGAGACGAGCTGCGTTTGGGGCAGATCTCCATCCGGGTGGGATTCCTGTAGCCCATCCATCCCGGATCGTTCGCGGAGCGGAGGCGAACACCAGCCTGGTATGGCTGTGAGAGGAGCATGCGATGGGGTATACGATCCTGATCCATCTGGTCAACGCGGATCCGATTCTGGCGGAGGTCGAGCGGCTACCGGAGCCTCAGGACCAGGTCCTGATCTGCACCAACATCCGCCTCCGGGATGGGAAGGAGGTGCATTACATCGACCCGGAGGCCGTGCAGGTGATCATCCCATGGCATCGGATCTCCTTCGTGGAAGTCCTGAGCTCGCGCGAAGAGGCCGAGATCATCAGCTTCGTGCGGGAGCGTTGAGATGGCGCCTATCCCTATCCGGCCCGAGACGTCGGAGCGCCGGCGGATCCTGATCGTGGATGATGAGGCGCGGGTGCGGCAGTTCATCCGCCTGAACCTGGAACTGGAAGGCTTCGAGGTCTTTGAGGCCTCCAATGGCCTGGAGGCCTTAGAGAAGGTCAAGGAGCTGCTCCCGGACCTGGTGATCCTGGACGTGATGATGCCGGAGCTGGATGGCTTTGAGACCCTGGCCATGATCCGGGAGGTGAGCACGGTCCCGGTGATCATGCTCACCGTTCGAGCGGATGAAGCGGACAAGGTGCGGGGGCTGGAGCTGGGGGCGGATGATTACGTGACCAAGCCCTTTTCCCCTCGCGAGCTGGTGAGCCGAATCCGGGCGGTCCTGCGGCGGGTGGATACCCCGGCCACAGCCGGGGGAGCGATTCGGATCGATGATTACCTGACCATCGATTTCAACCGGCGGGTGGTCATCGCCGGGGGGAAGGAGATCAAGCTGCGGCCGACGGAGTGGCGGCTGCTGTATCACCTGGTGAATAACGCGGGCCG
Proteins encoded in this window:
- a CDS encoding response regulator transcription factor, translated to MAPIPIRPETSERRRILIVDDEARVRQFIRLNLELEGFEVFEASNGLEALEKVKELLPDLVILDVMMPELDGFETLAMIREVSTVPVIMLTVRADEADKVRGLELGADDYVTKPFSPRELVSRIRAVLRRVDTPATAGGAIRIDDYLTIDFNRRVVIAGGKEIKLRPTEWRLLYHLVNNAGRTLTHESLLAKVWGYEYRDETHYLRLYINYLRQKIEPDPSQPRYILTERGVGYRFVDFRGGELERLKQRAAERPGA
- a CDS encoding FHA domain-containing protein, which encodes MIECPLCGRKYPVGALFCPECGVYLLTGGPLRTEPLPEGVSIPAEWPAESPSVADAGPQRLVLQVLNSGRRVVIRPDQEVLVGRLDVGRGIFPQVDLTPDGGLEGGVSRRHARIFFHGDRFYVEDLGSTNGTYLNGSRLEPYSPHPLGDGDELRLGQISIRVGFL
- a CDS encoding VWA domain-containing protein, whose amino-acid sequence is MSVHDEFVDYYAILGVSPSASVEEIKKAYRALARKVHPDVRPEAGTSLLFRLVHEAYSVLSDPEQRAEYDRRWQTRWGSRGAFLRFRLLLSCSALPVLSTSQILYALLTIEPSRPHPIARQPLHLCLVIDRSNSMKGERLEQVKAAALELADQLGPDDRMAVVAFHNRAEVIWPLSPGGERHRLSMRLETLRAEGGTEIYQGLLLGFQELFRARQAGVHSHLILLTDGRTYGDEDRCRTLADQAREAGIGISAFGIGEDWNDALLDEIAARSGGVSGYIASPGEIRRRFLEHLSGLQDRYAEDVRLMVEPAEGVLVTALYQVAPELRVPPREDSRWYLGALHASRPIQALIEFALPPLEPGFLEVARLRAQVRIPGNPPQLDEAELSIQAHALPEEPLMPSPPEPVLEALSRVVIYQMQEQAWVDVQAGRWMEGAHKLQQVGTRLLELGVKDLAREALVAATRLLRGHSVSRSRQLALKYGTRMLMLPPPEPGGTP